One genomic segment of Syntrophorhabdales bacterium includes these proteins:
- a CDS encoding glucose 1-dehydrogenase yields the protein MNRQNIQELFDVSGKVALITGATGGFGKAASKGLAAAGAKVMLTGRNVPKLEEIAKEIRDGGGQAAFSAGDPVKHADVQRVVADTVKTFGGIDILITAAGVNKVNTIVDQPVEQWQEIMDVNVKGTWLFCKEAGRVMIEQGRGGKAVLVSSTRGMLGMARYAAYSPSKAAVNLITKSLGCEWGPHKINVNAIAPTVFRTELTQWMFDDQAAYKTFLARIPIGRLGEPEDFIGTVIFLSSKASDFMTGSIVYVDGGYTAG from the coding sequence ATGAACAGACAAAACATTCAGGAGCTATTCGACGTAAGCGGAAAAGTTGCACTCATCACCGGGGCCACCGGCGGCTTCGGCAAGGCAGCATCAAAAGGCCTCGCTGCGGCAGGCGCCAAGGTGATGTTGACGGGCAGAAACGTCCCGAAACTGGAAGAGATCGCCAAAGAGATTCGCGATGGGGGCGGACAGGCAGCCTTCTCGGCAGGCGATCCCGTCAAGCATGCCGATGTACAGCGTGTGGTCGCAGACACGGTCAAGACATTCGGCGGCATAGACATACTGATCACGGCAGCAGGAGTAAACAAGGTCAACACAATCGTGGATCAGCCGGTTGAACAGTGGCAGGAGATCATGGACGTGAACGTGAAAGGCACGTGGCTCTTCTGTAAGGAGGCAGGCCGTGTAATGATTGAGCAGGGTAGAGGCGGCAAAGCAGTGCTCGTCTCTTCCACCAGAGGTATGCTGGGCATGGCCCGCTATGCGGCCTACAGCCCGTCTAAGGCCGCGGTCAACCTGATAACCAAATCCCTTGGCTGTGAATGGGGTCCACACAAGATCAACGTAAATGCGATTGCGCCGACAGTATTCCGGACGGAACTGACCCAGTGGATGTTCGATGACCAGGCAGCCTACAAAACCTTTCTCGCCCGCATTCCCATAGGCAGATTGGGGGAGCCGGAAGATTTTATAGGAACCGTG
- a CDS encoding cupin domain-containing protein: MKKVELKDVKQYSAAGHFGMTAMRLHGKEESGAQKFWMGLSHFLPGGGAEMDATPTEKIYFVLEGEVTVQTPKEEITLKPWDSIFIGPNEQRAIINKTNKPASMLVVINYP, translated from the coding sequence ATGAAGAAAGTCGAATTGAAGGACGTGAAGCAGTACAGCGCGGCGGGGCACTTCGGCATGACTGCGATGAGACTCCACGGAAAAGAAGAATCAGGCGCTCAAAAGTTTTGGATGGGCCTTTCCCATTTCCTTCCGGGAGGCGGGGCCGAAATGGATGCGACGCCAACTGAAAAGATATATTTTGTACTGGAAGGCGAAGTAACGGTTCAGACTCCGAAGGAAGAGATCACGCTTAAACCGTGGGATTCAATCTTCATCGGCCCGAATGAACAGCGTGCGATCATAAACAAGACCAACAAGCCGGCAAGTATGCTGGTTGTTATTAATTATCCGTGA
- a CDS encoding cyclase family protein: MAKTKLYDLSQPFGHNVPLWPYFEDVKIERVHYHAKSGVLSQKITTVMHCSTHADSPAHVIEGLAYTDEIPLEKYYGTGVVVSIPKGKWEVITPKDLEKARPKIEKDDIVIINTGWHKYWGDSTQYFCYSPGLYKEAGEWFVERGVKAVGVDQQALDHPLATAIGPHGPGPLRPDVVAEYKREKGHDVIKDFPHWEPCHRLLLGNGIMGWENVGGDIDLVTGKRVTIAGFPIRWVKGDGSIVRLVAIVDK; encoded by the coding sequence ATGGCAAAGACAAAGCTGTATGATTTAAGCCAGCCTTTCGGACACAATGTGCCGCTGTGGCCGTATTTCGAGGATGTAAAGATCGAACGCGTCCACTATCACGCCAAATCGGGAGTCCTCTCCCAGAAGATTACCACCGTCATGCACTGCTCGACGCACGCTGATTCTCCTGCCCATGTGATCGAGGGGCTGGCCTATACGGATGAGATTCCCCTCGAGAAGTATTACGGAACCGGCGTTGTCGTCTCCATTCCAAAAGGCAAGTGGGAAGTAATCACACCGAAGGACCTCGAGAAAGCACGGCCCAAAATCGAGAAGGATGACATCGTCATTATCAATACCGGATGGCACAAATACTGGGGCGACAGCACGCAGTATTTCTGCTACAGTCCCGGTCTTTACAAAGAGGCGGGCGAATGGTTCGTGGAACGCGGTGTGAAAGCAGTGGGCGTTGATCAGCAGGCGTTGGATCATCCGCTTGCAACTGCCATAGGACCGCATGGCCCCGGACCTCTCCGTCCAGATGTCGTCGCGGAGTACAAGAGAGAAAAGGGACATGACGTCATTAAAGATTTTCCGCACTGGGAACCCTGCCACAGGCTGCTTCTCGGTAACGGCATCATGGGGTGGGAAAACGTTGGCGGTGATATTGACCTCGTTACGGGCAAGCGTGTGACCATTGCCGGCTTTCCTATAAGATGGGTAAAAGGCGACGGCTCCATAGTCCGGCTCGTGGCAATAGTGGACAAGTAA